AGCGTCTCGCGGGCctcgaagggggggaaggccAGACAAGTCTCCAGTTTAAACGAAACAATCGTGGGTGGTTTCTGGTCCATGTCGTGCAATCATCGGCGCGTCCCATTGTTGATTCGACGACGTTGAGAAAAAGCCCAGTGTCTTCTGACCATCTCATGGAACGCGAATTAGGGATGCTGTTTTGCCTTTCGAGCAGGATGACGGCCCGAATTGAAACGATTCTGTTGAACACTTGGCGGACAGAGCGCTCTTGGGCTGGTCGCGGTGTGCCCCGACGGGATCCCTCGGGAAGCGTTGACGCTCCCAGAGACCATCCAAAGACTCAATGGACGAGTGTGCGAGGTCTGAGGGTCTGGGTTGGGTTTTCCATGATCGTCCGTGAGCCCTGGCGCAGCCCACTTTGTCCAGACATTTCCGTCTCGCCTCCTATATGAGGGAGAGCGGTAGGCGCGCCGTCAATCCATAAAAGAAAGGCTCCCTGCCTTGTTGTGCGATCGACCGTGTTGTATTCGTGTGAGACGAGGGTAGAGGGCAGATAGATGCCCATacaagaagcagaagaagaagatagCTGGTCTTGAGattttctttcttttggACGTCTCCTCAAAACCGCCTGCCCATCATGCTCGACTTCCTCCACCGGCACAACTACAAGGTGACGCGCCACATCACGTCGAACCTGTTGATGGTCACCTTGGTCTTCGGCATGAGCGTCTTCACCTTTGGATATGAAGCTTCAACGCTCAATACGATTCAGGCCATGACACGTGAGTATCCCTCCCTCTCACACGCGGGGGGTGACTGAGCAACTGATACTGACGATGTTTGGGCAAAAAAGCATTCGAACAGAGGTTCGGCGACTTCATCCCCGAAAAGAAGGCCTTTGGCTTCACCTCCAACAAGCTGGCCTACATGAACTCGTTCCCTCTCCTGGTCTACGCCGTCGGCGTAATCGTCGGTGCTCAGATCGGTGAGCGCTGGGGCCGAAGGCTGgtcttcatcatcaccaacatcGTCTGCATGGCGggcaccatcatcgtcttcaCGGCCAAAACCTACGATCAACTCCTCGCCGGCCGAATGATCGTCAACTTCCACGTGGGCATGGAGGCGTTCTTGATTCCCATGTTCCAAGCCGAGATcgctcccgccgccgtccgcggTTCGTTAACGGCGATCTacggcgtcaacggcgtGTTTGCGGCCTTCGTCGCGTCCATCATCACCGATTTGACCAGCAAGATCCCGAACGACAACTGCTGGAAGATCCCAGTGGGCATCGGTCTCGTTTTTCCGACCTTCTCGCTGTTCTTCTGGATCCTCATCCCGGAGTCTCCTCGGTGGCTGCTCCGAAAAGGAGACTATGCAAAGGCGGTTGAGAACATGGACTATTTGTATGGGGCCATGCCGAATTTTGATGCCGAAAAGGAGGCAAAATTTCTTCAAGAGGCTCTCAACACCAGCGAAACAACGGGGAAGTGGAAAGATTTGGTGAAAGGAACCAACCTGGTAAGCCGCCGTTCTCATGGAATAACTCGAAAGACGTTTGGCTGCTAACACgagacttttttttttttttttaaaagCGCCGAACTGGCAACGGACTGATTGCTTCAGCTCTGGCTCAGCTGTCTGGCGCATCTTTCTCCAACTTGTACGGCACCATCTTCTTGAAGAGCTTGAAGGTCATCGACCCCTTCATGGCAACCATGGTCAAGAGAGCACTTTTGCTCGTTACGGCAATAACATTCATGttcatcatcgacaaggccggccgacgtcgactATTCTTGTACATGGGTTTCATGCAGACGGCGGTCCTCATGGTCATGGGCGGCTTGGGCACCAT
This sequence is a window from Colletotrichum higginsianum IMI 349063 chromosome 8, whole genome shotgun sequence. Protein-coding genes within it:
- a CDS encoding Hexose transporter — protein: MLDFLHRHNYKVTRHITSNLLMVTLVFGMSVFTFGYEASTLNTIQAMTPFEQRFGDFIPEKKAFGFTSNKLAYMNSFPLLVYAVGVIVGAQIGERWGRRLVFIITNIVCMAGTIIVFTAKTYDQLLAGRMIVNFHVGMEAFLIPMFQAEIAPAAVRGSLTAIYGVNGVFAAFVASIITDLTSKIPNDNCWKIPVGIGLVFPTFSLFFWILIPESPRWLLRKGDYAKAVENMDYLYGAMPNFDAEKEAKFLQEALNTSETTGKWKDLVKGTNLRRTGNGLIASALAQLSGASFSNLYGTIFLKSLKVIDPFMATMVKRALLLVTAITFMFIIDKAGRRRLFLYMGFMQTAVLMVMGGLGTIAHPTLDINKGIVALTMMYPVFHFVSFGGPLQLTKTEIPHITLRDKSVMLFWLTANLCNFISTFTLPYLLQEPANLGSRVGLIYGSISALGLVWGWFFMPEMSKKSLEEIDEMFAAGVPAWKSRHWRGEHTAKITELENNGVIGDSESERNSIAKSDPAHMTQEKPSKV